One segment of Natronosalvus halobius DNA contains the following:
- a CDS encoding DUF6149 family protein — protein sequence MKLRQNARHFASRKALETPVVRSVAISGLVRLHTKIFLGKADPARADERKAHLDGLFEATMDSYLEALRAGYSEAEAREITHIQANFDFYNHGWTEMMEFPADELEDHYDRYHDFFATWGITIDRPLGEFRPDGGLPEAPSTPERLQNPEHPHAEGGFADDVYVENEDGELVVGGQDEPGTVDVSRAVGVNDESLEEE from the coding sequence ATGAAGCTTCGACAGAACGCTCGTCACTTCGCCTCCCGGAAGGCCCTCGAGACCCCAGTCGTTCGCTCGGTGGCCATTTCGGGTCTCGTTCGCCTCCACACGAAAATTTTCCTGGGGAAAGCCGATCCGGCCCGCGCCGACGAGCGCAAGGCCCACCTGGACGGCCTCTTCGAGGCGACGATGGACAGCTACCTCGAGGCCCTGCGCGCCGGGTACTCCGAGGCCGAGGCCCGCGAGATCACGCACATCCAGGCGAATTTCGACTTCTACAACCACGGTTGGACCGAAATGATGGAGTTCCCCGCCGACGAACTCGAGGACCACTACGACCGGTACCACGACTTCTTCGCGACCTGGGGGATCACGATCGATCGACCCCTGGGGGAGTTCAGGCCCGACGGTGGGCTTCCGGAGGCGCCGTCGACGCCCGAACGACTCCAGAACCCGGAGCATCCCCACGCCGAGGGCGGGTTCGCCGACGACGTCTACGTCGAGAACGAAGACGGTGAGTTGGTCGTCGGTGGCCAGGATGAGCCAGGGACAGTGGACGTCTCGAGAGCCGTC